The genomic region GTTAAGCGTTCACCCAGAAATAGTACGGCTAACGCGACACTCAACAACGGGTTTATATAATAACCAAGACTTGCTTCCAAGATATAACCATTATTCACTGACCAGATAAATATCAACCAATTACAGGCGAGAATGGCGCTGGTGAGCAATAAATATCCGAGTTTTTTCGGTTCGCGATAAATGGCACGCACTTTTGACCAATTGCCCATGGCTAAGATAATCACCAGTAGCAAAACAAAACTCCATACGATGCGATGCACCAGAATTTCAGCCGCTGATACCGAAGACAGTAACTTAAAATAAATGGGGGCGATACCCCATAAAGAATATGCACAGATGGCGTTAATGACGCCTGTTTTGTGTTCGCTTGTTGGTTGCATGGATGGTGCTTGATTTAAATAATAAAATTAAGGTCGCGAAGTTTACCATGCTTACTATTCATACGACTATATAACTCAGTGTATTTTATTAAACAATATATGTCCCAGTTCCGAAGGCTATATGCTGTTGTTGCTCATTATGCAATTCCATGCGAGCAACAGCAACTTTGTTACCGTGGCGAATGATATGGGCACTGGCGATGAACTTTTCACCTTTACCAGGTCTGAGAAAATCAGTACGTAAATCGATGGTTGCCATGCGCGCTAATTTTTTCTTAATGGATGCTTGTGAAGGTTGTTCAAGGGTGCTGATAACATTGGCTGCAACAACTACGCCACCAACCATATCCAGTACTGAAGCTGTTACCCCGCCATGCAAAATTTTTTGTACCGGGTTACCCATTAACTTGTCGTGCCAATTAAAGTGTATTTCAGCATAATCTTCGCGCATGATAACGATCTCAAATCCCAACAGCCGATTGAAGGCAATGTGTTGATTCCAAACGGTAATTATTTCATCAAAAACGTGGCTTAGTGACATGGCTGTGTCCTTTGTGGTTTTGGAACGAAGTCGTAAAAAATAAATTGAAAAAAAGCTTACCTTAGCAGCTATCTGTTCAGTAAAATAGCCACAAATACCTTATATACAGAACAGCCGTGCATTCCCCTACATCTGTCGAACAAGATAACTCTCAGCGCATTGATTTGCCTAAACAGCTCAGCCATTACTTTGGTTTTGATAGCTTTCGTTCAGGTCAACAGCAGGTTATCGAGCAGTTATTAGGGGGGCGAGATTGTTTAGTATTGATGCCAACCGGTGGTGGTAAGTCGCTTTGTTATCAGTTACCAGCGACGATATTACCTGGGCTGACGATTGTTGTTTCACCCTTGATTGCATTGATGAAAGATCAGGTCGATGGATTACAACGACAGGGAGTCGGTGCTGCGTATGTTAACTCATCTCAATCTGCAGAGCAGATTAATACCACCATGCAACGTATTGCTAGTGGTGAAGTTAAAATTTTATACGTCGCACCCGAGCGTCTACTAAGTGCGTATTTTCTGCAATCTTTAGCAAGCATGCACATCGCCTTTTTTGCC from Thalassotalea sp. Sam97 harbors:
- a CDS encoding thioesterase family protein, with the translated sequence MSLSHVFDEIITVWNQHIAFNRLLGFEIVIMREDYAEIHFNWHDKLMGNPVQKILHGGVTASVLDMVGGVVVAANVISTLEQPSQASIKKKLARMATIDLRTDFLRPGKGEKFIASAHIIRHGNKVAVARMELHNEQQQHIAFGTGTYIV